The Skermanella pratensis genome has a window encoding:
- a CDS encoding O-antigen ligase family protein: MSISRLSAARALTYSIPLLFLVGRMPADLAVIVTGILFLIDRALARDWSWVSTPWLMFGLMLWTWLMAMTPLSIDPMNSLDRTLGWGRYLLFAAALQHWVLTMRHARVKLLWSTASAMSIVILVAFYEFLPRFAGHEIVDEMRLMGPFSDPVVGTYLQKLACPVIGGMLGWAFTRGDARSFGLVGGAVAILGVAIFLSGERMPTLLFVFGLVLFGFFLPEVRRLLWIVSLGLVILVLGVALFNETMMTWMFNRSFAQIMNLGNSDYGQIWRTSLAIWLDHPLSGVGLRNYRVACADAAYDLYGPNHCQLHPHNIYLEWLVEGGIIGLTGFLILLGLVFRPAAKTSFAALSTFDRCLAIGALAGVITFVWPLASSQSAFSNWNGVLLWLAIGWLVAVTDPRSASTDPVGRPSLQC; this comes from the coding sequence ATGTCGATTTCCCGTCTCTCCGCGGCGCGTGCGCTTACGTATTCGATACCGCTGCTTTTCCTCGTCGGACGGATGCCGGCCGATCTCGCCGTCATTGTGACCGGCATCCTGTTCCTGATCGATCGGGCTCTTGCACGGGATTGGAGCTGGGTATCCACGCCTTGGTTGATGTTCGGCCTCATGTTGTGGACTTGGCTGATGGCGATGACGCCGCTCTCCATCGACCCCATGAACTCCCTTGACCGAACGCTGGGATGGGGACGGTATCTGCTGTTCGCGGCCGCCTTGCAGCACTGGGTCCTGACAATGCGCCATGCCCGCGTGAAGTTGCTTTGGTCGACGGCCTCAGCCATGTCCATCGTCATCCTGGTGGCGTTCTACGAGTTCCTGCCGAGATTCGCCGGACACGAGATCGTCGACGAGATGCGGCTGATGGGGCCGTTTTCCGACCCGGTCGTCGGAACATATCTGCAGAAGCTGGCTTGCCCGGTGATCGGAGGAATGCTGGGCTGGGCCTTCACCAGGGGCGACGCCAGAAGCTTCGGGCTGGTCGGCGGGGCAGTCGCGATCCTGGGTGTCGCGATCTTCCTGAGCGGAGAGCGGATGCCAACCCTTCTCTTTGTTTTCGGCTTGGTCCTTTTCGGCTTCTTCCTGCCCGAAGTGAGGCGCCTCCTCTGGATCGTCTCGCTCGGGCTAGTCATCCTGGTCCTCGGAGTTGCTTTGTTCAACGAAACCATGATGACGTGGATGTTCAACCGCAGCTTCGCGCAGATCATGAACCTCGGCAATTCCGATTACGGGCAGATCTGGCGGACCAGCTTGGCGATATGGCTGGACCACCCCTTGTCCGGCGTCGGGCTTCGGAATTACCGTGTGGCTTGCGCCGACGCCGCGTACGATCTGTACGGACCCAATCATTGCCAACTACATCCCCACAACATCTACCTGGAGTGGCTGGTCGAAGGCGGGATCATCGGACTGACCGGATTCCTCATCCTGCTCGGGCTGGTTTTTCGCCCCGCTGCAAAGACATCCTTCGCTGCACTTTCCACCTTCGACCGTTGCCTCGCCATCGGCGCACTGGCCGGCGTCATCACTTTCGTATGGCCCCTGGCAAGCAGCCAAAGCGCTTTCAGCAACTGGAACGGTGTTCTCCTATGGCTGGCGATAGGATGGCTCGTCGCCGTCACGGACCCACGCAGCGCCTCGACCGATCCAGTCGGCCGGCCGTCTCTCCAGTGTTGA
- a CDS encoding serine hydrolase domain-containing protein yields the protein MLDQVLAQAADLPTLRSLIVARDGVPIMEHVFNGPDLDRPVNVKSLSKTVIAALAGIAIDRGVFEGVDQPIVEILGNRVPASADPRLAQVTIDHLLAMRSGLERTSGPFYGRWVSSRDWVSFALARPFVDEPGGGMLYSTGNSHILSAALTRAAGRSTLALARDWLGGPLGIEVPAWQRDPQGTYFGGNNMLLSPRALFRFGELYRNGGVVDGRRVLSEAWIRASWTPQARSVHTGDSYGYGWFIREMKGHTVHYAWGYGGQMLYVVPDLGMTVVMTSDPDSPSGRTGYVRDLHALMADGIIPAAQ from the coding sequence ATGCTCGACCAAGTGCTCGCACAGGCCGCCGACCTGCCGACCCTCCGCTCGCTGATCGTGGCCCGCGACGGTGTCCCGATCATGGAGCATGTCTTCAACGGACCTGACCTGGACCGCCCGGTGAACGTGAAGTCGCTGTCGAAGACCGTGATCGCGGCGCTGGCCGGGATCGCGATCGACCGCGGCGTCTTCGAAGGGGTCGATCAGCCGATCGTCGAGATCCTGGGGAACCGCGTCCCCGCCAGCGCCGACCCGCGGCTGGCGCAGGTGACCATCGACCACCTGCTGGCGATGCGTTCCGGGCTGGAACGGACATCCGGTCCCTTCTATGGCCGCTGGGTGAGCAGCCGCGACTGGGTGAGTTTCGCCCTGGCGCGCCCCTTCGTCGACGAACCCGGCGGCGGAATGCTCTATTCGACCGGCAATTCGCATATCCTGTCCGCCGCCTTGACCCGCGCGGCCGGGCGAAGCACCCTGGCCCTGGCGCGGGACTGGCTCGGCGGGCCGCTGGGCATCGAGGTGCCGGCATGGCAACGCGATCCACAGGGCACCTATTTCGGCGGAAACAACATGCTGCTGTCGCCCCGCGCCCTGTTCCGCTTCGGTGAGCTTTACCGGAACGGCGGCGTGGTGGATGGCCGCCGCGTCCTGTCGGAAGCCTGGATCCGCGCCTCCTGGACCCCGCAGGCCCGCTCGGTCCATACCGGGGACAGCTACGGCTATGGCTGGTTCATCCGGGAGATGAAGGGGCATACGGTCCACTATGCCTGGGGCTATGGCGGGCAGATGCTGTACGTGGTCCCGGACCTCGGGATGACGGTTGTCATGACCTCGGATCCGGACTCTCCGTCGGGCCGGACCGGCTATGTCCGCGACCTCCACGCCCTGATGGCCGACGGGATCATTCCGGCTGCGCAATAA
- a CDS encoding DUF2189 domain-containing protein, whose protein sequence is MANRTATNGPSVREVAYGEAYPGVRKIGLSDIRYALGKGVEDFLATPTQLVFLGIIYPLVGLVAARWAYGADLRPLLYPLIAGLTLMGPVAAIGIYELSRRREQGKPVTWLHAFDVLKSPAIGSIMVLALGLVALFIAWLAAASAIYEATLGASVAASEGGFLYRVFNTAEGWQMIFLGNLVGFLFAVVVLATSVVSFPLLLDRNVGPVAAVKTSLRAVVANPVPMAAWGLVVAVSIAVGSLPFFVGLAVVMPILGHATWHLYRRVIDN, encoded by the coding sequence ATGGCGAACAGAACGGCGACCAACGGACCCTCGGTCCGGGAAGTGGCGTACGGCGAAGCCTATCCCGGGGTGAGAAAGATCGGATTGAGCGACATCAGGTACGCCCTGGGAAAAGGCGTCGAGGATTTCCTCGCGACGCCGACGCAGTTGGTCTTTCTAGGCATAATCTATCCCCTGGTCGGGCTGGTCGCGGCCCGCTGGGCATATGGCGCCGACCTCCGCCCTCTGCTGTACCCTCTGATTGCCGGATTGACGCTGATGGGTCCGGTCGCCGCGATCGGAATCTATGAACTGAGCCGGCGTCGCGAACAGGGCAAGCCTGTTACTTGGCTGCATGCCTTCGACGTACTGAAATCCCCGGCGATCGGGTCGATCATGGTGCTGGCGCTCGGACTGGTGGCACTCTTCATCGCGTGGCTGGCCGCCGCCTCCGCGATCTACGAGGCAACCCTGGGCGCGTCGGTCGCAGCGTCCGAGGGCGGATTCCTGTACAGGGTTTTCAACACGGCGGAGGGATGGCAGATGATATTCCTCGGGAACCTGGTGGGGTTCCTGTTCGCGGTGGTGGTGCTGGCAACCTCCGTCGTGTCCTTCCCGCTGCTTTTGGACCGGAACGTCGGACCGGTCGCCGCGGTCAAGACCTCGCTCCGGGCGGTCGTGGCCAATCCTGTCCCGATGGCGGCCTGGGGCCTCGTGGTCGCCGTGTCGATCGCGGTCGGATCCCTGCCGTTCTTCGTCGGCCTGGCAGTCGTGATGCCGATCCTGGGCCATGCAACCTGGCACCTGTACCGCAGGGTCATCGATAACTGA
- a CDS encoding PQQ-dependent sugar dehydrogenase, which yields MRTLPTASLLVAAAGLTLAGCGENASLPVSAGIGPKPELPAPNEESPLPTVHIAPAKGWPEGGKPTTAQGLGVTEFAAGLDHPRWLHVLPNGDVLVAESNAPPKEESGGIKGWVMNLVMSRAGAGVPSANRISLLRDGDGDGVAETKTAFLENLFSPFGMTLVGNDLYVANADAIVRFPYEEGQTKITAPATKVVDLPAGINHHWTKNAIASRDGKLLYATVGSNSNVGENGMEIEEGRAAIWEINPASGEHRIFASGLRNPNGLDWEPATGALWTAVNERDEIGGDLVPDYMTSVQDGGFYGWPYSYYGQNVDVRVEPQRPDLVAKAIPPDYALGSHTASLGLAFSNEDTLTDQFSNGVFIGQHGSWNRKPRSGYKVIFVPFADGKPSGDPVDVLTGFVNEEGDALGRPVDVAPDGKGGLLVTDDVGNRVWRVSADTTVGQAAQQ from the coding sequence ATGCGCACGCTTCCCACCGCCTCGCTCCTCGTCGCCGCGGCAGGCCTCACCCTGGCCGGCTGCGGCGAGAATGCGTCGCTTCCCGTTTCGGCAGGCATCGGCCCGAAGCCGGAACTGCCGGCCCCGAACGAGGAGTCGCCGCTCCCCACCGTCCATATCGCCCCGGCGAAGGGCTGGCCGGAAGGCGGCAAGCCGACCACGGCCCAGGGACTGGGCGTGACCGAGTTCGCCGCCGGCCTCGACCATCCCCGCTGGCTCCATGTGCTGCCCAACGGTGACGTCCTCGTGGCCGAATCCAACGCGCCGCCCAAGGAAGAGAGCGGCGGCATCAAGGGCTGGGTGATGAACCTGGTGATGAGCAGGGCCGGCGCCGGCGTGCCCAGCGCCAACCGCATCAGCCTGCTGCGCGACGGCGACGGCGACGGGGTGGCCGAAACCAAGACCGCCTTCCTTGAAAACCTCTTCTCCCCCTTCGGCATGACGCTGGTCGGCAACGACCTTTACGTAGCGAACGCCGACGCGATCGTGCGTTTCCCGTACGAGGAGGGGCAGACGAAGATCACGGCGCCGGCTACCAAGGTGGTCGACCTGCCGGCCGGCATCAATCATCACTGGACGAAGAACGCCATCGCCAGCCGCGACGGCAAGCTGCTGTACGCGACCGTCGGTTCGAACAGCAATGTCGGCGAGAACGGCATGGAAATCGAGGAAGGCCGCGCCGCGATCTGGGAGATCAACCCGGCGTCCGGCGAGCACCGCATCTTCGCCTCCGGCCTGCGCAATCCTAACGGGTTGGACTGGGAACCCGCCACCGGCGCCCTATGGACCGCGGTCAACGAGCGCGACGAAATCGGCGGCGACCTGGTGCCGGATTATATGACGTCGGTTCAGGACGGCGGCTTCTACGGCTGGCCCTACAGCTACTACGGCCAGAACGTGGATGTCCGGGTCGAGCCCCAGCGGCCAGATCTCGTCGCCAAGGCGATCCCGCCGGATTATGCGCTCGGGTCCCACACGGCATCCCTCGGCCTCGCCTTCTCGAACGAGGACACGCTGACCGACCAGTTCTCGAACGGTGTCTTCATCGGCCAGCACGGGTCCTGGAACCGCAAGCCGCGCAGCGGTTACAAGGTGATCTTCGTACCCTTCGCCGATGGCAAGCCATCGGGCGATCCGGTCGACGTGCTGACCGGCTTCGTCAACGAGGAAGGCGACGCGCTGGGCCGGCCGGTAGACGTGGCACCCGACGGCAAGGGCGGGCTGCTGGTGACCGACGACGTCGGCAACCGGGTGTGGCGGGTCAGCGCCGATACGACCGTGGGCCAAGCGGCGCAGCAGTAA
- a CDS encoding ABC transporter ATP-binding protein, with protein MSTLLEVSGLHLGYGRTTAVKGIDLSVPVGGVVCLIGANGAGKTTTMRGLAGLLKPSAGTVRFDGADITGTAAHRIARLGIRQVPEGRQVFAEMTVDENLQLGGLQAPGAAEYARRRDRVLERFPRLRERLSQQAGLLSGGEQQMLAIGRALMGAPRLLLLDEPSMGLAPLFVEEIFRIIADLKREGSTILLVEQNAQAALEIADYAYVLESGTITLHGPGSEIADNPQVAAAYLGGH; from the coding sequence ATGAGCACTCTTCTCGAAGTATCGGGCCTCCACCTGGGCTATGGCAGGACCACCGCGGTCAAGGGCATCGACCTGTCGGTCCCCGTCGGCGGCGTGGTCTGCCTGATCGGCGCCAACGGGGCCGGAAAGACCACCACCATGCGCGGTCTGGCCGGGCTGCTGAAGCCGTCGGCGGGTACCGTCCGCTTCGACGGCGCCGACATCACCGGAACCGCGGCTCACCGCATCGCCCGGCTGGGCATCCGGCAGGTGCCGGAGGGACGGCAGGTCTTCGCCGAGATGACGGTGGACGAGAACCTGCAGCTCGGCGGCCTTCAGGCACCGGGCGCGGCGGAATACGCCAGGCGCCGCGACCGAGTGCTGGAGCGTTTTCCCCGCCTTCGCGAGCGGCTGTCACAGCAGGCGGGCCTGCTGTCGGGGGGCGAGCAGCAGATGCTCGCCATAGGTCGCGCGCTGATGGGGGCACCCCGCCTGCTGCTGCTCGACGAGCCGAGCATGGGGCTGGCGCCCCTGTTCGTGGAGGAGATCTTCCGGATCATCGCCGACCTGAAGCGCGAAGGCTCTACGATCCTTCTGGTCGAGCAGAACGCCCAGGCGGCGTTGGAGATCGCCGATTATGCCTATGTGCTTGAGAGCGGCACGATAACGCTCCATGGTCCGGGGTCGGAGATCGCCGACAACCCGCAGGTGGCCGCAGCCTATCTAGGTGGCCATTGA